The Tistrella bauzanensis nucleotide sequence ATAGAAATTCGCCATCTCCGACCCCGTCATGTGTCACATCACCCGAGGGAATCAGCCCCGCAGCGCGGGGGCAAGCGGACATCAACAGGTTTGGAGCCCATTCTGCAACAGGCTCTTCAACCCGGGCATTAAAGGAAATGCTCGCTTCAGTCCAATCCAGAAGGAAACCGGCGCCCCCATACCGACGCTCTATGGCGGCACGACCTTCGACTGCGCTGCAATGGAGACCGTTTTCCATGACGTTCCCTTTGCATCCGGATTAAAGACCTTCAATCAGGCGAAGCTGGACCAGCAAGCCTATTCGGTGCTGAACCCGTTGCGAAATCTGGTGCTGGCCGATCTCAGCTCGACTGCGCTGCGCGCGCTTGGGCTACGCCGAAGCGAGCTCATTGACACCGAGAAGGACCAATATCCCGGCACGCGGAGATGGGCAGAAGCCATTCACACCCAATGCCCGAAGATTGAAGGCTTGTGCTGGATCTCGCGCCAGGACGATCGAGCGTGCGCCGTCATGTTGTTCGGCGACCGCATTGCCACCAGCGATCTC carries:
- a CDS encoding RES family NAD+ phosphorylase; protein product: MCHITRGNQPRSAGASGHQQVWSPFCNRLFNPGIKGNARFSPIQKETGAPIPTLYGGTTFDCAAMETVFHDVPFASGLKTFNQAKLDQQAYSVLNPLRNLVLADLSSTALRALGLRRSELIDTEKDQYPGTRRWAEAIHTQCPKIEGLCWISRQDDRACAVMLFGDRIATSDLSISTPTHSILEHPLYIQLLILASRIGVKVV